A window of Gemmatimonadales bacterium contains these coding sequences:
- the dnaE gene encoding DNA polymerase III subunit alpha, which translates to MSFVHLHTHSEYSLLDGANRIPELVAQVRRLGMDSLAVTDHGNMHAAWTFYEEAKAQGIRPILGFEAYLAFGSRRDAQKPAWAPAHYSHLVLLARNRTGYRNLVRLTSIGFTEGFYRRPRIDKEVLAEHAEGIVCLAACLSGEVAHYLRQQKYEEARRSAEWFAQTFGPGGFWLEIQQHGITDERIVTEGMLRLGRELGLGVVATNDAHYLRREDAEAHDVLLAIGTGSDLDDPRRFRFTGRESYVKSSEEMRAVFPDQPDALANTQTVADLCEFSFEKRYFLPEFPRPAEYASDEALLGRLASDGARTRYGEPLPPAVQERLDYELGVINTAGYAGYFLIVQDFIAAARARGIPVGPGRGSAAGSLVAYSLGITNVDPLRFDLLFERFLNPERVSMPDIDVDFCFERRGEVIEYVRQRYGRASVGQIVTFGTMKARAAVKDVARVLRVPPGDADKLTKLIPSGPAFSLTIPEARTKIAELRQLAEEDATYARLLDLSSRIEGISRHMSVHAAGVVIAPGPLVEYVPVCTAPTRGAGQSTGGEDAIITQYDMDALEKVGMLKMDMLGLKTLTVIHDAVRMIAERAGPGQAAPDMDALPFDDPEVYALLRAGRTGGIFQFESPLATDTLRAMRCDRFDDLVASNALLRPGPLDAGMHTVFIKRKLGQERVTYPHPLLKEVLEPTHGVITYQEQVMRIANVLAGFSLAEADVLRKAVGKKNQELANQEVAKFVERAVARGHARPMAEEVGRQIVTFGRYGFNKSHSVAYSVLAYQTAWLKAHHPAEFMAALLSSEIGNTDKVVQYINEGRELGLEVLPPDVNESGFKFTVTGERRIRFGLGAVRNVGWGAIDSIITARRTGPFTTLTDLVERIDLRLCNKRVLESLIAAGACDGLGGHRKQLIEALDRALAEAQLKQQEREAGQGSLFGDPGTPTTIAASTALPASSALPEVPEWPESERLAREKDVLGFFISGHPLERFRSEVELFGTRTTATLHEWSEHQVSTAVVVTAVKRQISKKTGKEYARLVLEDFHGTAEAIVFPEAWAKLNQTIQPDAALLLTGGYSARDRGEDRAPFVVEDARPLEELKESGAVGLSLRWRAPSAPASAALKAAAALCEAHRGPIPVYIEWSDGNGEAVRLRSRRLRVAAGDDLLRALRDLLGHDAVHYVKAG; encoded by the coding sequence ATGTCCTTCGTCCACCTCCACACCCACAGCGAATACTCCCTCCTCGACGGGGCCAACCGGATCCCCGAGCTGGTGGCGCAAGTGCGGCGGCTCGGCATGGACAGCCTTGCCGTCACCGATCACGGCAACATGCACGCGGCCTGGACCTTCTACGAGGAAGCGAAGGCCCAGGGCATCCGGCCGATCCTGGGCTTCGAGGCATACCTCGCCTTCGGATCCCGGCGCGACGCGCAGAAGCCGGCCTGGGCACCGGCGCACTACAGCCATCTCGTGCTGCTCGCCCGCAATCGCACCGGCTACCGGAACCTCGTGCGGCTCACGTCGATCGGGTTCACGGAAGGGTTCTACCGGCGACCCCGCATCGACAAGGAAGTGCTCGCCGAGCACGCGGAGGGCATCGTATGCCTCGCCGCGTGCCTCTCAGGCGAAGTCGCGCACTACCTCCGCCAGCAGAAGTACGAGGAGGCGCGCCGGAGCGCGGAGTGGTTCGCGCAGACCTTCGGCCCCGGCGGCTTCTGGCTCGAGATCCAGCAGCACGGCATCACCGACGAGCGCATCGTCACCGAAGGCATGCTCCGCCTCGGCCGCGAGCTGGGCCTTGGTGTCGTGGCGACCAACGACGCGCACTACCTGCGGCGCGAGGACGCCGAAGCGCACGACGTGCTCCTCGCGATCGGCACCGGCAGCGATCTCGACGACCCGCGTCGGTTCCGATTCACCGGCCGGGAGTCGTACGTCAAGTCGTCGGAAGAGATGCGGGCGGTTTTTCCCGACCAGCCCGATGCGCTGGCCAACACGCAGACCGTCGCCGATCTCTGCGAGTTCTCCTTCGAGAAGCGCTACTTCCTGCCGGAGTTCCCCCGCCCAGCCGAGTATGCGAGCGACGAGGCGCTGCTGGGCCGACTCGCGTCCGATGGCGCGCGCACGCGCTACGGCGAGCCCCTGCCGCCCGCCGTCCAGGAGCGGCTCGACTACGAGCTCGGCGTCATCAATACGGCGGGGTACGCGGGCTACTTCCTCATCGTGCAGGACTTCATCGCGGCGGCGCGCGCGCGCGGCATTCCGGTGGGCCCGGGCCGCGGCTCCGCCGCCGGCTCGCTGGTGGCGTACTCCCTCGGCATCACCAACGTGGACCCGCTCCGGTTCGACCTGCTGTTCGAGCGATTCCTGAACCCCGAGCGCGTCTCGATGCCGGACATCGACGTGGACTTCTGCTTCGAGCGACGCGGCGAGGTGATCGAGTACGTGCGCCAGCGCTACGGCCGCGCGAGCGTGGGCCAGATCGTCACGTTCGGCACCATGAAGGCGCGCGCCGCGGTGAAGGACGTGGCCCGCGTGCTCCGGGTGCCGCCCGGCGACGCCGACAAACTCACCAAGCTCATCCCCTCGGGCCCGGCGTTCAGCCTCACCATCCCCGAGGCGAGAACGAAGATCGCCGAGCTGCGCCAGCTCGCCGAGGAGGATGCCACCTACGCGCGCCTGCTCGACCTGAGCAGCCGGATCGAGGGCATCTCGCGCCACATGTCGGTGCACGCGGCGGGCGTCGTGATCGCGCCGGGCCCGCTCGTCGAGTACGTCCCGGTGTGCACCGCCCCAACCCGGGGCGCGGGCCAGAGCACCGGCGGTGAGGACGCGATCATCACGCAGTACGACATGGACGCGCTCGAGAAGGTCGGCATGCTCAAGATGGACATGCTCGGCCTCAAGACGCTCACCGTGATCCACGACGCGGTCCGGATGATCGCCGAGCGGGCAGGACCCGGCCAGGCGGCGCCGGACATGGACGCGCTGCCGTTCGACGACCCCGAGGTTTACGCGCTGCTCCGCGCCGGCCGCACCGGCGGCATCTTCCAGTTCGAGTCGCCGCTCGCGACCGACACGCTGCGCGCCATGCGCTGCGACCGATTCGACGACCTCGTCGCCTCGAACGCGCTGCTCCGCCCCGGCCCGCTCGACGCGGGCATGCACACCGTCTTCATCAAGCGGAAGCTCGGCCAGGAGCGGGTGACCTATCCGCATCCGCTGCTCAAGGAGGTGCTGGAGCCGACCCATGGCGTCATCACTTACCAGGAGCAGGTGATGCGCATCGCCAACGTGCTGGCCGGCTTCTCGCTGGCCGAAGCGGACGTGCTGCGAAAGGCGGTGGGCAAGAAGAATCAGGAGCTGGCGAATCAGGAGGTGGCCAAGTTCGTCGAGCGCGCCGTGGCGCGGGGGCACGCGCGCCCGATGGCGGAGGAGGTGGGACGGCAGATCGTCACCTTCGGGCGCTACGGCTTCAACAAGTCGCACTCGGTGGCGTACTCGGTGCTGGCGTACCAGACCGCGTGGCTCAAGGCGCACCACCCGGCCGAGTTCATGGCAGCGCTGCTCTCGTCGGAAATCGGCAACACCGACAAGGTGGTGCAGTACATCAACGAGGGACGCGAGCTCGGGCTCGAGGTGCTGCCGCCCGACGTCAACGAGTCCGGCTTCAAGTTCACCGTCACCGGTGAGCGCCGGATCCGCTTCGGCCTGGGCGCGGTCCGGAACGTCGGCTGGGGGGCCATCGACTCGATCATCACGGCCCGCCGCACGGGCCCCTTCACGACGCTCACCGACCTGGTCGAGCGCATCGACCTCCGCCTCTGCAACAAGCGGGTGCTCGAGTCGCTCATCGCCGCCGGGGCATGCGACGGCCTGGGCGGGCACCGCAAGCAACTGATCGAAGCTCTCGACCGCGCCCTCGCCGAGGCGCAGTTGAAGCAGCAGGAGCGCGAGGCCGGCCAGGGTTCGTTGTTTGGCGATCCCGGTACGCCTACTACCATTGCCGCCTCTACCGCCCTTCCCGCCTCGAGCGCGCTTCCAGAGGTCCCCGAATGGCCGGAAAGCGAGCGCTTGGCGCGCGAGAAAGATGTTCTCGGCTTCTTCATCTCCGGCCACCCTCTGGAGCGGTTCCGGAGCGAGGTCGAGCTGTTCGGCACCCGGACCACGGCCACCCTGCACGAGTGGAGCGAGCACCAGGTGAGCACGGCCGTCGTGGTGACGGCCGTGAAGCGGCAGATCTCGAAGAAAACCGGAAAGGAATACGCGCGGCTCGTGCTGGAGGACTTCCACGGCACGGCCGAGGCGATCGTCTTTCCGGAAGCGTGGGCCAAGCTCAACCAGACCATCCAGCCGGACGCCGCGCTGCTCCTCACCGGCGGCTACAGCGCGCGCGACCGGGGCGAGGACCGCGCGCCGTTCGTCGTCGAGGACGCCCGCCCGCTCGAGGAGTTGAAGGAGTCGGGCGCGGTGGGCCTGAGCCTCCGCTGGCGCGCGCCGTCTGCGCCGGCCTCCGCCGCGCTCAAGGCGGCCGCCGCCCTCTGCGAGGCGCATCGGGGGCCGATCCCGGTCTATATTGAATGGTCCGACGGGAATGGAGAGGCTGTCCGGCTCCGCTCGCGGCGCCTGCGCGTCGCGGCCGGCGACGACCTGTTGCGCGCGCTACGCGACCTGCTCGGCCACGACGCCGTCCATTACGTGAAAGCGGGATGA
- a CDS encoding aminopeptidase: protein MLFLVFVGVLFAGYGTAYLSSRDVRYLTRAGFEETRILKSRQPIADLVRDPGTAPELRRSLRLVLDTRDYAAHLGLKAGDTYTTYADVGRDTLLLNLSAAPKDCICPYTWKYPIVGRIPYKGFFDFDAARREAAGLERRGYDTYLRPAAAFSTLGWFNDPLLSTALTPDSVELAALVFHEIAHNTLYVPSATPFNESFAQLVGYRAAEHFFGDRGDPAAARYAADRWHDEIVLGAYYDSLVSRLDTFYATHPAPAALDSGRAAAARWAREQLEGPIGSQLRTYHIGPLGERPINNARLVGARIYRTRLDLFDRWYEQHGSSVRESVAALEQLMQGVQGDSAYARLERAVGDRAQ from the coding sequence ATGCTCTTCCTGGTTTTCGTCGGGGTCCTCTTCGCCGGATACGGCACCGCATATCTCTCGAGCCGCGATGTGCGCTACCTCACGCGTGCGGGGTTCGAGGAGACCCGCATCCTGAAGTCGCGCCAGCCCATCGCCGATCTGGTGCGCGATCCCGGCACGGCGCCCGAGCTTCGGCGCTCGCTCCGCCTGGTGCTCGACACCCGCGATTACGCGGCACATCTGGGCCTCAAGGCCGGCGACACCTACACCACCTACGCGGACGTCGGCCGCGATACGCTGCTGCTCAATCTGTCCGCGGCGCCCAAGGACTGCATCTGCCCGTACACCTGGAAGTATCCCATCGTGGGGCGGATTCCGTACAAGGGATTCTTCGACTTCGACGCCGCCCGGCGCGAGGCGGCCGGCCTCGAGCGCCGCGGCTATGACACCTATCTCCGGCCGGCGGCGGCGTTCTCGACGCTGGGCTGGTTCAATGATCCGCTGCTCTCGACCGCGCTCACGCCGGATTCGGTCGAGCTCGCGGCGCTCGTCTTTCACGAGATCGCCCACAATACGCTGTACGTGCCAAGTGCGACGCCGTTCAACGAGAGCTTTGCGCAACTCGTCGGCTACCGGGCGGCGGAGCACTTCTTCGGCGACCGGGGCGATCCCGCCGCCGCCCGCTATGCCGCCGACCGCTGGCACGACGAGATCGTGCTCGGCGCCTACTACGATTCGCTGGTGAGTCGGCTCGACACGTTCTACGCGACCCATCCCGCCCCCGCCGCGCTCGACTCGGGTCGCGCCGCGGCCGCGCGCTGGGCCCGCGAGCAACTCGAGGGGCCGATCGGCAGCCAGCTCCGCACCTACCACATCGGCCCGCTCGGCGAGCGGCCCATCAATAACGCGCGGCTCGTGGGGGCAAGGATCTACCGCACCCGCCTCGATCTCTTCGACCGCTGGTACGAGCAGCACGGATCGAGCGTGCGGGAGAGCGTCGCCGCGCTCGAGCAGCTGATGCAGGGGGTCCAGGGCGACAGCGCGTACGCCCGCCTCGAGCGCGCGGTAGGCGATCGCGCGCAATAG
- the hisIE gene encoding bifunctional phosphoribosyl-AMP cyclohydrolase/phosphoribosyl-ATP diphosphatase HisIE: MAFDNHRTRRYLLTVSDDAWLSHVKFNADGLVPVVAQERRTGDVLMLAYADQNALRSTRASGFAHYFSRSRRAPWRKGETSGHVQRVREIRLDCDGDTVLYEVDQTGPACHTGDPTCFTARVTSEGAVERTPAEAAVRRSAQDARVLDGLAARIDARAAERPQGSYTARLLDEGTPAVAQKMGEEAVEVVVAALAQDDGRLVAESADLLYHLLVLLRARAVPAEQVWAELSRRSAGGNR, translated from the coding sequence ATGGCTTTTGACAATCACCGGACCCGCCGGTACCTTCTCACCGTGTCCGACGATGCCTGGCTCTCCCACGTCAAATTCAATGCCGATGGGCTCGTCCCCGTGGTGGCGCAGGAGCGCCGGACGGGCGACGTGCTGATGCTCGCGTACGCCGACCAGAACGCGCTGCGCTCGACTCGCGCGTCCGGATTCGCCCACTACTTCAGCCGCTCGCGCCGGGCGCCGTGGCGGAAAGGGGAAACGTCGGGCCACGTCCAGCGTGTGCGCGAAATCCGACTCGACTGCGACGGCGACACCGTGCTCTACGAGGTCGACCAGACCGGGCCGGCATGTCACACCGGCGACCCGACCTGCTTCACCGCGCGGGTGACGTCCGAGGGCGCGGTCGAACGCACGCCCGCCGAAGCAGCGGTCCGGCGCAGCGCGCAGGACGCCCGCGTGCTCGACGGCCTGGCCGCGCGCATCGATGCCCGCGCCGCCGAGCGGCCTCAGGGCTCGTACACCGCGCGCCTGCTCGACGAGGGCACGCCCGCCGTCGCGCAGAAGATGGGCGAGGAGGCCGTCGAGGTGGTGGTCGCAGCGCTCGCCCAGGACGACGGGCGCCTCGTCGCCGAGTCGGCGGACCTGCTGTATCACCTGCTCGTGCTGCTCCGCGCCCGCGCGGTGCCGGCGGAGCAGGTGTGGGCTGAGCTTTCCCGGAGAAGCGCGGGCGGCAACCGGTAG